The Terriglobales bacterium nucleotide sequence GAGATGACGTATTCGCCTCCGCCCTGGCCCGCCGGATGGCAACTTCCCGCAACCGGCTCGCCTCACCGTCCGAACAAAATTCTCTACGCCACGTTGTATTACGACGTCCGCCCAACCTTCGTAGTGGATATCAGCGAGCAGTTCGAAGCTCGCTTTCGCGCGCTCATGGCCTACAAATCGCAATACGCGACACAAGAGGCGGGATCGGACGTCTTCGTCCCCGAGCGGGACATCCGCCAGCAGATCGAAACTATGGCCCGGTTCTACGGTTTGCTGGCCGGCGTCGAATACGCGGAACCCTTCCTGCAGAAAGAAGTCGGGCTAGTGGAGGATGTGACCGCGATTCCGGTGGCCAGTATGTAGGTTAGCCATTAAGAGAGGCAATCTTCAAAACCACGTCGCGCCCACGAACTCCCGCCAGCCTTTAGGGGAAATGTGCTGATACTCGCGCCAGTGCGTGATCTTGTCTCCAGCTAGCTTGATTAACACGACGCCATGATAGCGGTAGGTGCCCTGATACGTGTACTCGACTGCGCCTATCTGAGCCTTCTCGTCAAACAACACGTGATGCCATTCCGTCAGCTGATCATAACCTTCATCATTGCGAAAAAAGGCCAGCAGCTCATCCCGGTTGGCGAAAAGATAGCGGGTGGGATCGCCGTACTTCACATCCGGGGCGAAGTGACTCGCCGCCCGCTCGTAGTCTTTCTTCGACCAGGCGTCAGCGAGACCTTGCAGCGTGCCCCTGAACTGTTCTGGTGTCATCGTGTCTACCGTCGTTGGCTCACATCTTCCAGGCTATCGCCACGCCATCTCGCAAAGGCACGATGGTCGTGTAGAAATCCTTTGCCTCGTAGAG carries:
- a CDS encoding nuclear transport factor 2 family protein; this encodes MTPEQFRGTLQGLADAWSKKDYERAASHFAPDVKYGDPTRYLFANRDELLAFFRNDEGYDQLTEWHHVLFDEKAQIGAVEYTYQGTYRYHGVVLIKLAGDKITHWREYQHISPKGWREFVGATWF